A part of Nocardioides sp. WS12 genomic DNA contains:
- a CDS encoding alpha/beta hydrolase: MNTTTAPITVTTREADEVRAANASGRQPIVFVHGLWLLQDSWNPWKELVESRGYAAVAVDWPGDQTSFDAAHAHADSLAGTSVADVADHVAEVISGLDRKPIVIGHSFGGLLVQIIAGRGLAAGTVTIDPAPSQGVLPLPVSALKAAFPVLGNPLNHGRTVTLTFDQFRFGFANAVSEEEARELHATFHTPAPGRPLFQAATANTNPWAKTKAKKKNADRGPMLVITGEKDNIVPFALANAGFKKQRKNKHHVTEIVEIPGVGHSLVIDSHWREVADASLEFLGRNGLGARSL; this comes from the coding sequence ATGAACACCACCACCGCCCCCATCACCGTCACCACCCGCGAGGCCGACGAGGTCCGCGCCGCCAATGCCTCCGGGCGCCAGCCGATCGTCTTCGTGCACGGCCTGTGGCTGCTCCAGGACAGCTGGAACCCGTGGAAGGAACTCGTCGAGAGCCGCGGCTATGCAGCGGTCGCCGTCGACTGGCCCGGCGACCAGACGTCCTTCGACGCGGCCCATGCCCACGCAGACTCGCTCGCCGGCACCTCGGTCGCCGACGTGGCCGATCACGTCGCGGAGGTGATCTCCGGACTCGACCGCAAGCCCATCGTGATCGGCCACTCCTTCGGAGGTCTGCTCGTCCAGATCATCGCGGGCCGCGGCCTGGCCGCCGGGACCGTGACCATCGACCCGGCTCCGAGCCAGGGCGTCCTGCCGTTGCCGGTCTCGGCGCTGAAGGCGGCGTTCCCGGTGCTCGGCAACCCGCTCAACCACGGCCGCACGGTCACCTTGACGTTCGACCAGTTCCGCTTCGGCTTCGCCAACGCGGTCTCCGAGGAGGAGGCCCGTGAGCTGCACGCGACGTTCCACACGCCGGCGCCCGGACGTCCGCTGTTCCAGGCCGCCACCGCTAACACGAACCCGTGGGCGAAGACCAAGGCGAAGAAGAAGAACGCCGACCGTGGCCCGATGCTCGTCATCACCGGCGAGAAGGACAACATCGTCCCCTTCGCCCTCGCCAACGCGGGATTCAAGAAGCAGCGCAAGAACAAGCACCACGTCACCGAGATCGTGGAGATCCCCGGCGTCGGGCACTCCCTGGTGATCGACAGCCACTGGCGTGAGGTGGCCGACGCGTCGCTCGAGTTCCTGGGCCGCAACGGGCTCGGCGCCAGGTCTCTCTAG
- the purD gene encoding phosphoribosylamine--glycine ligase, with amino-acid sequence MKTLVIGTGGREHALALALSRDPSVSEVHAAPGNPGIGAFATLHPVDLMDGTAVAALAAEIGAGLVIIGPEAPLVAGVADAVRAQGIAVFGPSGAAAQLEGSKAFSKEVMAAAGVPTAGSFACTSAEEVAAALDAFGPPYVVKDDALAAGKGVVVTRNRDEAVAHAAGCGRVVIEEFLDGPEVSLFAVCDGDTAYPLQPAQDFKRVFDGGRGPNTGGMGSYSPLTWAPADLAATVMAAVVQPTLDEMNRRGAPFVGCLYVGLALTETGPRVIEFNVRFGDPDIQPVLALLESPLGELLSGAANGRLAETPAPTFLDGASVTVVLASAGYPETSSKGDVITGVGVANGVTDVDVIHAGSKISTSSITGEDQLVTDGGRVLAVRAIGYDVADARSRAYAAADLITFDGLQRRSDIAAEPLGVIEGASLKDD; translated from the coding sequence GTGAAGACCCTCGTCATCGGTACCGGCGGCCGCGAGCACGCGCTCGCCCTCGCGCTCTCCCGCGACCCTTCGGTGTCGGAGGTCCACGCAGCACCGGGCAACCCCGGCATCGGTGCGTTCGCGACGCTGCACCCCGTCGACCTGATGGACGGTACGGCGGTCGCTGCCCTCGCCGCCGAGATCGGCGCCGGGCTCGTGATCATCGGCCCGGAAGCCCCGCTCGTGGCGGGGGTCGCCGACGCCGTGCGAGCCCAGGGGATCGCAGTGTTCGGGCCGTCCGGTGCGGCTGCGCAGCTCGAGGGCTCGAAGGCCTTCTCCAAGGAGGTCATGGCTGCCGCCGGTGTGCCGACCGCCGGCTCCTTCGCCTGCACGAGCGCCGAGGAAGTGGCTGCCGCGCTCGACGCGTTCGGTCCGCCGTACGTCGTGAAGGACGATGCCCTCGCCGCCGGCAAGGGTGTCGTCGTGACGCGCAACCGCGACGAAGCCGTCGCGCACGCAGCCGGTTGCGGCCGCGTCGTGATCGAGGAGTTCCTCGACGGTCCCGAGGTCTCGCTGTTCGCGGTCTGCGACGGCGACACCGCCTACCCGCTCCAGCCCGCACAGGACTTCAAGCGCGTCTTCGACGGCGGCCGCGGCCCCAACACCGGCGGCATGGGTTCCTACTCACCGCTCACCTGGGCGCCGGCCGACCTCGCCGCGACGGTGATGGCGGCCGTCGTACAACCGACGCTGGACGAGATGAACCGTCGCGGTGCGCCGTTCGTGGGTTGCCTCTACGTCGGGCTCGCGCTGACCGAGACCGGGCCGCGGGTCATCGAGTTCAACGTGCGCTTCGGTGACCCGGACATCCAGCCGGTGCTGGCCCTTCTCGAGTCCCCGCTGGGCGAACTGCTCTCGGGGGCCGCCAACGGTCGCCTCGCCGAGACGCCGGCACCGACCTTCCTTGACGGCGCCTCGGTGACCGTCGTGCTCGCCTCGGCGGGTTACCCGGAGACGTCTTCGAAGGGCGACGTGATCACCGGCGTCGGCGTCGCCAACGGCGTCACCGATGTCGACGTGATCCACGCCGGCAGCAAGATCTCGACAAGCTCGATCACCGGTGAAGACCAGTTGGTCACCGATGGCGGGCGAGTGCTGGCCGTCCGGGCGATCGGGTACGACGTCGCGGATGCTCGTTCACGCGCCTACGCCGCTGCCGACCTGATCACCTTCGACGGACTCCAGCGCCGCTCCGATATCGCCGCTGAGCCGCTGGGCGTCATCGAAGGCGCCTCGCTCAAGGACGACTGA
- a CDS encoding GNAT family N-acetyltransferase, translating to MSDQQAGLATTRLRLVLWDAATVAAIKAGDRRPTWHPDFPREDDLGAASLWHDGDPWGPRSIVRDGVVVGSIGFFGPPQTADDGVPEAEVGYGLVEEARGQGLATEALEAVLVPIDRQHVRLRASIEPTNKASLRVAAKAGFTGLRGANEDGELVLVRPPR from the coding sequence ATGTCTGACCAGCAAGCAGGCCTGGCCACCACGCGCCTGCGCCTGGTCCTCTGGGACGCAGCCACAGTCGCGGCCATCAAGGCCGGTGACCGCCGGCCCACGTGGCACCCGGACTTCCCGCGCGAGGACGACCTCGGTGCCGCGTCCCTGTGGCACGACGGCGACCCGTGGGGTCCGCGGTCGATCGTGCGCGACGGTGTCGTGGTCGGCTCGATCGGCTTCTTCGGCCCGCCCCAGACCGCCGACGACGGCGTGCCGGAAGCCGAGGTCGGCTACGGCCTGGTCGAGGAAGCCCGCGGTCAGGGCCTCGCGACGGAGGCGTTGGAGGCCGTGCTCGTCCCGATCGACCGGCAGCACGTGCGGCTGCGCGCCAGCATCGAGCCGACCAACAAGGCCAGCCTCCGCGTCGCGGCCAAGGCCGGATTCACCGGTCTCCGGGGTGCCAACGAGGACGGCGAGCTGGTGCTGGTCCGGCCCCCGCGCTGA
- a CDS encoding TetR/AcrR family transcriptional regulator produces the protein MTVSEPRERLLRTATRLFYEEGIHGVGVDKVIAEAGVTRATMYRHFPGKEALVVAYLDHEDAVIRDLFATAATLAAETHAAPQDLLALVIDGVADDATRLHTRGCPFINASAEFPDAAGAVRQVVHRHRTWFRQTLTDLAAAAGLPDPAATAAALVLLRDAMLVGNYLDGSDVAIDFRATARRVAGLA, from the coding sequence GTGACCGTCTCCGAGCCCCGCGAACGCCTCCTGCGTACGGCGACCCGGCTGTTCTACGAAGAGGGAATCCACGGCGTCGGCGTCGACAAGGTGATCGCTGAAGCAGGGGTCACCCGGGCCACCATGTACCGCCACTTCCCCGGCAAGGAAGCACTCGTCGTCGCCTACCTCGACCACGAGGACGCCGTCATCCGCGACCTGTTCGCGACGGCAGCCACCCTCGCTGCAGAAACCCACGCCGCACCGCAGGACCTGCTCGCGCTGGTGATCGACGGCGTCGCCGACGATGCGACCCGCCTGCACACCCGCGGTTGCCCGTTCATCAACGCCAGTGCGGAGTTCCCCGATGCGGCGGGCGCGGTCCGCCAGGTCGTCCACCGTCATCGCACCTGGTTCCGCCAGACACTCACCGATCTGGCCGCCGCCGCCGGACTGCCGGACCCGGCCGCCACGGCTGCCGCGCTCGTCCTGCTGCGGGACGCGATGCTCGTCGGCAACTACCTCGACGGCAGCGACGTCGCCATCGACTTCCGGGCCACGGCCCGCCGGGTTGCCGGGCTCGCCTGA
- a CDS encoding adenylosuccinate synthase: MPAIVIVGAQWGDEGKGKATDHLGSQVDYVVKFNGGNNAGHTVVIGDEKYALHLLPSGILTPGCTPVIGNGVVVDIDVLFHEIDGLEARGIDTSKLKLSANAHVIADYNRQVDKVAERFLGSRKIGTTGRGIGPTYADKMNRIGIRVQDLFDEKILTQKVEGALELKGQILTKIYNRRAPSVEQTVEELRSHAERLAPYVCDTTLLLGQALDRGEVVLLEAGQATLLDVDHGTYPFVTSSSATSGGACTGSGIPPTRIDQVIAIVKAYTTRVGEGPFPTELNDDKGEFLRKQGFEFGTTTGRPRRCGWYDTVIARYAARVNGVTDFVLTKLDVLTGLDVVPVCVAYDVDGVRHEEMPVNQTDFHHAVPIYENLPGWSEDLTGCRTFEDLPKAAQDYVEYVEARSGGRISVIGVGPEREQAIVRHPLR, translated from the coding sequence ATGCCTGCGATCGTGATCGTCGGAGCCCAGTGGGGCGACGAGGGCAAGGGCAAGGCGACCGACCACCTGGGTAGCCAGGTCGACTACGTCGTCAAGTTCAACGGCGGCAACAACGCCGGCCACACCGTTGTCATCGGCGACGAGAAGTACGCCCTGCACCTGCTTCCGTCCGGCATCCTGACGCCCGGCTGCACCCCCGTCATCGGCAACGGCGTCGTCGTCGACATCGACGTGCTGTTCCACGAGATCGACGGCCTCGAGGCCCGCGGCATCGACACGTCGAAGCTCAAGCTCAGCGCCAACGCGCACGTCATCGCCGACTACAACCGTCAGGTCGACAAGGTCGCCGAGCGTTTCCTCGGCAGCCGCAAGATCGGTACCACCGGCCGCGGCATCGGTCCGACGTACGCCGACAAGATGAACCGCATCGGCATCCGGGTCCAGGACCTCTTCGACGAGAAGATCCTCACCCAGAAGGTCGAGGGCGCCCTCGAGCTCAAGGGCCAGATCCTCACCAAGATCTACAACCGCCGCGCACCGTCGGTCGAGCAGACCGTCGAGGAGCTGCGCAGCCACGCTGAGCGCCTGGCGCCCTACGTCTGCGACACGACCCTGCTCCTGGGCCAGGCCCTCGACCGCGGCGAGGTCGTGCTGCTCGAGGCCGGCCAGGCCACGCTGCTCGACGTCGACCACGGCACCTACCCGTTCGTGACCTCCAGCAGCGCCACCTCAGGCGGCGCCTGCACCGGATCGGGCATCCCGCCGACCCGGATCGACCAGGTCATCGCCATCGTCAAGGCCTACACGACCCGCGTCGGCGAGGGTCCGTTCCCGACCGAGCTGAACGATGACAAGGGCGAGTTCCTGCGCAAGCAGGGCTTCGAGTTCGGTACGACGACCGGCCGGCCGCGCCGTTGTGGCTGGTACGACACCGTCATCGCCCGCTACGCAGCGCGCGTCAACGGCGTCACCGACTTCGTGCTCACCAAGCTCGACGTGCTCACCGGCCTCGACGTGGTGCCGGTCTGTGTCGCGTACGACGTCGACGGCGTCCGCCACGAGGAGATGCCGGTCAACCAGACCGACTTCCACCACGCCGTACCGATCTACGAAAACCTGCCGGGCTGGTCCGAGGACCTCACCGGTTGCCGCACCTTCGAGGACCTCCCGAAGGCGGCGCAGGACTACGTCGAGTACGTCGAGGCGCGCTCTGGCGGCCGGATCTCGGTCATCGGCGTGGGTCCCGAGCGCGAGCAGGCGATCGTCCGGCACCCGCTGCGCTGA
- a CDS encoding GNAT family N-acetyltransferase: MTIRPATDADIDGVAAIYAREVHDGTATFDLAPPPRSKWEGLLASTHPGDHFLVATDGDAVLGFAYSSAFRPKGAYDGTREVTIYLDPAAAGRGLGRRLYDDLLARLASSGMRTALACISLPNDASEALHRACGFERQGVLREVGRKHDRWIDVVWWQKMLAGD; the protein is encoded by the coding sequence GTGACGATCCGGCCCGCCACTGACGCGGACATCGATGGTGTTGCGGCGATCTACGCCCGCGAGGTCCACGACGGCACCGCCACGTTCGACCTCGCACCGCCGCCGCGGTCGAAGTGGGAGGGACTGCTCGCCTCGACCCACCCGGGCGACCACTTCCTTGTCGCGACCGACGGTGATGCCGTCCTCGGGTTCGCCTACTCCTCGGCCTTCCGGCCGAAGGGCGCGTACGACGGCACCCGCGAGGTGACCATCTACCTCGACCCGGCCGCCGCCGGTCGCGGCCTCGGCCGTCGCCTGTACGACGACCTGCTGGCGCGCCTCGCCAGCAGCGGCATGCGCACGGCCCTGGCCTGCATCTCCCTGCCCAACGACGCGAGCGAGGCGCTGCACCGCGCCTGCGGGTTCGAGCGTCAGGGCGTGCTGCGCGAGGTCGGCCGCAAGCACGACCGGTGGATCGACGTCGTGTGGTGGCAGAAGATGCTGGCCGGCGACTGA
- a CDS encoding Uma2 family endonuclease, producing MPFPGGAVEALQRIPMSWEDYLATPEHPRHEWVDGVVVVSPDPVWRHQRVARKLANVFDEVDGLYGSTSGNIKLPHNRVRIPDAYATTKPEGLFIEQPVLVVEVLSQSTRSEDLLRKAPEYAAAGIEQYWIVDPEHRTLEVQTLVEGRWELFVRLDDHTPTGQVAIGDHGVVRIDLLDLLDG from the coding sequence ATGCCGTTCCCGGGAGGTGCCGTGGAAGCCCTGCAGCGGATCCCCATGTCGTGGGAGGACTACCTCGCGACGCCCGAGCACCCGCGCCACGAGTGGGTCGACGGGGTGGTCGTCGTGAGCCCCGACCCGGTGTGGCGCCACCAACGGGTTGCCAGGAAGTTGGCGAACGTCTTCGACGAGGTCGACGGTCTCTACGGATCGACATCCGGCAACATCAAGCTGCCGCACAACCGGGTCCGGATCCCCGACGCCTACGCGACGACCAAGCCCGAAGGACTCTTCATCGAGCAACCTGTCCTCGTCGTCGAGGTCCTGTCGCAGAGCACGCGATCCGAGGACCTGCTGCGCAAGGCACCGGAGTACGCCGCAGCCGGAATCGAGCAGTACTGGATCGTCGATCCGGAGCACCGCACCCTGGAGGTGCAGACGCTGGTCGAGGGGCGCTGGGAGCTGTTCGTACGTCTCGACGACCACACCCCGACGGGCCAGGTCGCGATCGGAGACCACGGCGTCGTACGGATCGACCTGCTGGACCTCCTCGACGGGTGA
- a CDS encoding nuclear transport factor 2 family protein, with protein MAASRETILETVQRYVDLVANGTSAEVVALYADGATVEDPVGSEVRTTRESIAEFYGALDGLEQEARMIHARVAGNEAAFAFELVTKVGDQNYTLAPVDVMTFDDDGKILSMRAFWSGEDMSIASA; from the coding sequence GTGGCCGCCAGCAGGGAAACCATCCTCGAGACCGTCCAGCGCTATGTCGACCTGGTCGCCAACGGCACCTCCGCCGAGGTCGTCGCGTTGTACGCCGACGGCGCAACCGTCGAGGACCCGGTCGGCAGCGAGGTGCGCACCACCCGTGAGTCGATCGCCGAGTTCTACGGCGCTCTCGACGGGCTCGAGCAGGAGGCGCGGATGATCCACGCGCGAGTGGCCGGCAACGAGGCCGCCTTCGCGTTCGAACTGGTGACCAAGGTCGGCGACCAGAACTACACGCTCGCCCCGGTCGACGTGATGACCTTCGACGACGACGGGAAGATCCTGAGCATGCGGGCGTTCTGGTCGGGCGAAGACATGTCGATCGCGTCTGCCTGA
- the purB gene encoding adenylosuccinate lyase, with protein sequence MTVPNVVPNVLATRYAAADLAQIWSPEHKIVLERQLWIAVLRAQKDLGIEVPDGVIEAYEKVIDNVDLPSIAARERITRHDVKARIEEFAALAGHEHIHKGMTSRDLTENVEQLQVKQSLALLRDRAIATLARLGRLAAEHETTVMAGRSHNVAAQATTLGKRFATVADELLIGVERIEQLLARYPLRGIKGPMGTAQDMLDLLGGDADKLADLEQRVAAHLGFDRVLTSVGQVYPRSLDFDVVSALVQLTAAPSNLATTIRLMAGNEIVTEGFKEGQVGSSAMPHKMNTRSCERVNGLAVITRGYLSMVGELAGDQWNEGDVSCSVVRRVALPDAFFAVDGLFQTFLTVLDEFGAFPAVIQRELDRYLPYLATTKVLMAAVRNGVGREAAHEAIKEAAVGTALAMRQGQATNDVFAKLAADERLGLTTEQLESLVADPITFTGAAVAQTQAVCRQVAALVDQHPAAAAYNPGAIL encoded by the coding sequence GTGACCGTCCCGAATGTCGTGCCGAATGTCTTGGCCACCCGCTACGCCGCTGCTGACCTCGCGCAGATCTGGTCGCCGGAGCACAAGATCGTCCTCGAGCGGCAGCTCTGGATCGCCGTACTCCGGGCACAGAAGGACCTCGGCATCGAGGTGCCGGACGGTGTCATCGAGGCCTACGAGAAGGTCATCGACAACGTCGATCTGCCGAGCATCGCGGCCCGCGAGCGGATCACCCGTCACGACGTGAAGGCCCGCATCGAGGAGTTCGCGGCCCTCGCCGGCCACGAGCACATCCACAAGGGGATGACCTCGCGCGACCTGACCGAGAACGTCGAGCAGCTCCAGGTCAAGCAGTCCCTGGCCCTGCTCCGTGACCGCGCGATCGCGACGCTCGCCCGCCTCGGACGGCTTGCCGCCGAGCACGAGACCACCGTCATGGCCGGCCGTTCGCACAATGTCGCTGCTCAGGCCACCACCCTCGGCAAGCGCTTCGCGACCGTCGCCGACGAGCTCCTGATCGGTGTCGAGCGGATCGAGCAGCTGCTCGCCCGCTACCCGCTGCGCGGCATCAAGGGACCGATGGGCACCGCCCAGGACATGCTCGACCTGCTCGGTGGCGATGCCGACAAGCTGGCCGACCTCGAGCAGCGCGTCGCCGCGCACCTCGGCTTCGACCGGGTGCTCACCAGCGTCGGCCAGGTCTACCCGCGCTCCCTCGACTTCGACGTGGTCTCCGCGTTGGTCCAGTTGACCGCGGCGCCGTCCAACCTGGCGACCACGATCCGCCTGATGGCCGGCAACGAGATCGTCACCGAGGGCTTCAAGGAGGGCCAGGTCGGCTCGTCCGCGATGCCCCACAAGATGAACACCCGTTCCTGCGAGCGGGTCAACGGCCTCGCCGTCATCACCCGCGGTTACCTCTCCATGGTGGGCGAGCTCGCCGGTGACCAGTGGAACGAGGGTGACGTCTCCTGCTCCGTCGTACGACGGGTGGCGCTGCCCGACGCGTTCTTCGCCGTCGACGGGCTGTTCCAGACGTTCCTCACCGTGCTCGACGAGTTCGGTGCCTTCCCGGCGGTCATCCAGCGCGAGCTCGACCGTTACCTCCCTTACCTCGCCACCACCAAGGTGCTGATGGCTGCGGTCCGCAACGGTGTCGGCCGCGAGGCCGCGCACGAGGCGATCAAGGAAGCGGCCGTCGGCACGGCGCTGGCGATGCGCCAGGGCCAGGCCACCAACGACGTGTTCGCCAAGCTGGCTGCGGACGAGCGCCTCGGCCTCACCACCGAGCAGCTCGAGTCCCTGGTCGCCGACCCGATCACCTTTACCGGTGCGGCCGTCGCGCAGACGCAGGCCGTCTGCCGCCAGGTGGCCGCGCTGGTCGACCAGCACCCGGCAGCGGCTGCCTACAACCCGGGCGCGATCCTCTGA
- a CDS encoding protein kinase codes for MRVPNVGEEFGRYRLDRVLGQGGMGIVFAATDLRLNRTVALKVITGVLAQSPEFRARFQAEAASLARLDSPHVIAIHEHDEVDGTPYIVTQYVEGVDLWTQINEHGAMPAKQALQLCAQLARGLADAHRVGVIHRDVKPGNVLIRSAGTPDQHAYLCDFGIARADGVEGPAPTATGMVAGTWSYLSPDRTAGAPATPSSDIYALGCVLWACLTGREPYQGTDVQVAMAHQMAPIPRLPGNSPFTEQLNAVVEGALAKDPADRYTDASAFRADLERLAATAPADTLDGPAATPGAPTSVRPLPGGVAPTVIPGGRSSIPLRRKRWPLFVAAAAVLALLIGGITWLTLRNNDDDGGGGGGDDRTAPGIAGDLDGDGHGDVLIQQSRFDALSPLPTWTLASTGALFQKAQRTASAAGSPARGDVDADGRPDIVWAEETSDEILAVHVEPAEGEPWDTDVRIEPDYDLQDFTAQIGDVTGDGRGDLVLVGDAGDVDTIHVAVGTKDGFAAPAPWYRSELSQGSIWVGDFDGDDVADVLYAADLDDGAGDPDPATEDVAGLIRVLVADGDGFTATKDLDLTNAPRAPLLSDWSIGDIDGNGDDELVIVGATNTGIIAYDFVDGALTEQGVWWSISRTKEERREEFAKDALVDATLSDVDGDGDSDLVQLLNTDEAALGVNVRISDGSKFADPEDWGALACGTECEDSFAFID; via the coding sequence ATGCGCGTGCCCAATGTGGGTGAAGAGTTCGGCCGCTACCGACTGGACCGGGTCCTCGGCCAGGGCGGCATGGGCATCGTCTTCGCCGCCACCGACCTGCGACTGAACCGCACCGTCGCCCTCAAGGTCATCACCGGCGTCCTCGCCCAGTCACCCGAGTTCCGGGCCCGCTTCCAGGCCGAAGCCGCCTCCCTGGCCCGCCTCGACTCACCGCACGTGATCGCCATCCACGAACACGACGAGGTCGACGGGACGCCGTACATCGTCACGCAGTACGTCGAAGGCGTGGACCTGTGGACCCAGATCAACGAACACGGCGCCATGCCGGCGAAGCAGGCCCTGCAACTGTGCGCCCAACTGGCACGCGGCCTCGCCGACGCCCACCGCGTCGGCGTGATCCACCGCGACGTGAAGCCCGGCAACGTCCTGATCCGCAGCGCAGGCACCCCCGACCAACACGCCTATCTGTGCGACTTCGGCATCGCCCGCGCCGACGGCGTCGAAGGACCCGCGCCGACCGCGACCGGCATGGTCGCCGGCACCTGGTCCTACCTCTCCCCCGACCGCACCGCCGGAGCCCCGGCCACACCCTCCAGCGACATCTACGCACTCGGGTGCGTGCTCTGGGCCTGCCTCACCGGCCGCGAGCCCTACCAGGGCACCGACGTACAGGTCGCCATGGCACACCAGATGGCACCCATCCCCCGCCTGCCCGGCAACAGCCCCTTCACCGAGCAACTCAACGCAGTCGTCGAAGGCGCCCTCGCGAAGGACCCCGCCGACCGCTACACCGACGCGTCCGCGTTCCGCGCCGACCTCGAACGCCTCGCCGCGACCGCGCCGGCCGACACCCTCGACGGACCCGCGGCGACGCCAGGTGCACCGACGTCCGTTCGGCCGCTGCCGGGTGGAGTGGCACCCACCGTGATTCCCGGCGGCCGGAGTTCCATCCCGCTGCGCCGCAAGAGGTGGCCGCTGTTCGTGGCCGCCGCAGCCGTGCTCGCCCTGCTCATCGGCGGCATCACCTGGCTCACGCTCCGCAACAACGACGACGACGGCGGCGGAGGCGGCGGCGATGACCGGACCGCCCCCGGCATCGCCGGCGATCTCGATGGCGACGGTCACGGCGACGTCTTGATCCAGCAGTCCCGGTTCGACGCGCTCAGCCCCCTGCCCACCTGGACCCTGGCCTCGACGGGCGCGCTGTTCCAGAAGGCGCAACGAACGGCCAGCGCGGCGGGGTCACCTGCGCGCGGCGACGTGGACGCCGACGGTCGCCCCGACATCGTGTGGGCGGAGGAGACCTCCGACGAGATCCTCGCCGTGCACGTCGAGCCTGCGGAAGGCGAGCCATGGGACACCGACGTCCGCATCGAACCTGACTACGACCTCCAGGACTTCACCGCCCAGATCGGCGACGTGACCGGAGACGGTCGCGGCGACCTGGTGCTGGTCGGGGACGCCGGGGACGTGGACACGATCCACGTCGCCGTGGGCACCAAGGACGGCTTTGCCGCACCGGCGCCGTGGTATCGCTCCGAGCTCTCCCAAGGCAGCATCTGGGTCGGCGACTTCGACGGCGACGACGTCGCTGACGTCCTCTACGCGGCCGACCTCGACGACGGCGCCGGCGACCCCGATCCCGCCACCGAGGACGTCGCAGGCCTGATCCGCGTGCTGGTCGCCGACGGCGACGGCTTCACGGCGACAAAGGACCTCGACCTGACCAACGCACCGCGGGCACCGCTGCTGTCCGACTGGTCCATCGGTGACATCGACGGCAACGGGGACGACGAACTGGTCATCGTCGGGGCCACCAACACGGGGATCATCGCCTACGACTTCGTCGACGGCGCCCTCACCGAGCAGGGGGTGTGGTGGAGCATCAGCCGCACCAAGGAGGAACGTCGCGAGGAGTTCGCCAAGGATGCATTGGTTGACGCCACCCTCTCCGACGTCGACGGCGACGGCGACAGCGACCTCGTGCAACTGCTCAACACCGACGAGGCCGCCCTCGGCGTGAACGTCCGCATCTCCGACGGCTCGAAGTTCGCCGACCCTGAGGACTGGGGCGCCCTCGCCTGCGGGACCGAGTGCGAGGACAGCTTCGCCTTCATCGACTGA